A window from Canis lupus familiaris isolate Mischka breed German Shepherd chromosome 18, alternate assembly UU_Cfam_GSD_1.0, whole genome shotgun sequence encodes these proteins:
- the STARD3NL gene encoding STARD3 N-terminal-like protein — protein MNPLQEDMENALTGSQSSHASLRDVHSINPTHLMARIESYEGREKKGISDVRRTFCLFVTFDLLFVTLLWIIELNVNGGIENTLEKEVVQYDYYSSYFDIFLLAVFRFKVLILAYAVCRLRHWWAIALTTAVTSAFLLAKVILSKLFSQGAFGYVLPIISFLLAWIETWFLDFKVLPQEAEEENRLLIVQDASERAALIPGGLSDGQFYSPPESEAGSEEEAEEKQDSEKPLLEL, from the exons ATGAACCCCCTGCAAGAAGACATGGAAAACGCTctcacagggagccagagctCTCACGCTTCTTTGCGCGACGTCCATTCCATCAACCCTACACACCTCATGGCCAGGATTGAATCCtatgaaggaagagagaagaaaggcatATCTGATGTCAGGAggactttctgtttgtttgtcaCCTTTGACCTCTTATTTGTAACATTACTGTGGATAATAGAGTTAAAT GTGAATGGAGGCATTGAGAACACATTAGAGAAGGAGGTGGTGCAGTATGACTACTACTCCTCTTATTTTGATATATTC CTTTTGGCAGTTTTTCGATTTAAAGTGTTAATACTTGCATATGCTGTATGCAGACTGCGCCATTGGTGGGCAATAGCG TTGACGACAGCAGTGACCAGTGCCTTTTTACTCGCAAAAGTGATCCTCTCAAAG CTTTTCTCTCAAGGGGCTTTCGGCTATGTGCTGCCcatcatttccttcctcctggcCTGGATTGAGACCTGGTTCCTGGATTTCAAAGTCTTACCTCaagaggcagaagaggaaaaCA gaCTCCTGATAGTTCAGGATGCTTCAGAGAGGGCAGCACTTATACCTGGTGGTCTTTCTGATGGTCAGTTTTATTCTCCTCCTGAATCCgaagcag